The following coding sequences are from one Nitrospiria bacterium window:
- the clpP gene encoding ATP-dependent Clp endopeptidase proteolytic subunit ClpP has product MLIPMVIEQTNRGERAYDIYSRLLKDRIIFIGTPIDDNFANVIIAQLLFLESEDPEKDINLYINSPGGLVTSGLAIYDTMQYIKPAASTICIGQASSMGALLLAAGAKGKRFALPNSRIMIHQPMGGFQGQATDVDIHAREILKMRERLNEILAKHTGQPLNQIQQDTERDYFLSGAQAKEYGIVDEIISRSQREKTKEK; this is encoded by the coding sequence ATGCTAATACCTATGGTCATTGAACAGACCAATCGAGGGGAAAGAGCCTATGACATATATTCTCGACTTCTCAAAGATAGAATCATATTTATTGGGACCCCTATCGATGATAATTTTGCCAATGTAATTATTGCACAATTGCTCTTTCTGGAGTCAGAGGATCCCGAAAAAGATATTAACCTATATATTAATAGTCCTGGGGGACTGGTCACCTCCGGGTTGGCCATTTATGATACGATGCAGTATATCAAACCGGCGGCCTCTACGATTTGTATTGGACAAGCCTCCAGTATGGGTGCACTCCTCCTTGCCGCGGGGGCGAAGGGAAAACGGTTTGCACTGCCCAATTCAAGGATCATGATTCATCAGCCCATGGGGGGATTTCAGGGACAAGCAACGGATGTTGATATTCATGCCCGTGAAATTCTGAAAATGAGGGAGCGATTAAATGAGATATTGGCCAAACATACCGGGCAGCCCTTAAATCAAATCCAACAGGATACAGAGCGGGATTATTTCCTGTCTGGGGCTCAAGCCAAGGAATATGGAATTGTAGATGAGATCATTAGTCGATCCCAGAGAGAGAAAACAAAGGAAAAGTAA